A stretch of Amycolatopsis balhimycina FH 1894 DNA encodes these proteins:
- a CDS encoding helix-turn-helix domain-containing protein, which translates to MPVVQACPVTVTGAIRRVLTRRSRGQKTPYRDKVRAQIVLLAARRWSNTAIAAAVGVSVDTVRTWRGRFAELGLAGLVDLPRSGRPSRFTPVQVAQVKALACQLPARVGVALSRWSCPELAREAVGQGIAEAMSVSTVWRWLAREAIKPWQYRSWLFPRDPDFTAKAGRVLDLYERRWTAGGWGRMSS; encoded by the coding sequence ATGCCCGTGGTCCAGGCCTGTCCAGTGACGGTGACCGGCGCGATACGGCGGGTGCTGACCCGTCGTTCCCGGGGGCAGAAGACGCCGTATCGGGACAAGGTTAGGGCGCAGATCGTGCTGCTGGCCGCCCGCCGGTGGTCCAACACGGCGATCGCAGCAGCGGTGGGGGTCAGCGTGGACACGGTCCGGACCTGGCGTGGCCGGTTCGCGGAACTGGGGTTGGCGGGGCTGGTGGATCTTCCCCGGTCGGGGCGGCCGTCGCGGTTCACGCCGGTGCAGGTCGCTCAGGTCAAGGCACTGGCGTGTCAGTTGCCGGCCCGTGTGGGGGTGGCGTTGTCGCGGTGGTCGTGTCCGGAACTGGCCCGGGAGGCGGTGGGTCAGGGCATCGCGGAGGCGATGTCGGTCTCGACGGTGTGGCGGTGGCTGGCTCGGGAGGCGATCAAACCCTGGCAGTACCGGTCCTGGCTGTTTCCGCGTGATCCGGACTTCACGGCGAAGGCCGGGCGGGTGCTGGACCTCTACGAACGCCGCTGGACGGCCGGAGGCTGGGGCCGGATGAGTTCGTGA